Proteins from one Pristis pectinata isolate sPriPec2 chromosome 34, sPriPec2.1.pri, whole genome shotgun sequence genomic window:
- the LOC127586083 gene encoding class I histocompatibility antigen, F10 alpha chain-like, whose product MEGTGPLRVGLTVLVLLCGGVSAGSRFLRFFLTSTTPIPGFPQVVVVGSVDGVQFMMYDSDRKLVPQDQWMGGSEGAEWWMRKLELLGFREMPMKEFMSFVMSQTNQSSGIHTLQGIFGCDLREDGTTNGFVQYGWDGEDLINFNKGRMMWVSSVPWGMGIQHQCNVNVGRFQKWKDFLERDCVEWLRRFVEYGERELRVVPPQVTFTPSAHNPHLSCLATGFHPPSIEVTLWRDGTILHEAHSSGLLPNHDGTHQIRKWVQVDPEDPGQFSCRVEHSGLEDPIVLVYVRGTHSRLPLILGLLVALIALTIAVGAVYRWRAGVKRNYNPTPTSDGAGSSAGSTASE is encoded by the exons GCTCTCGCTTTCTTCGATTCTTCCTGACATCCACAACTCCGATTCCCGGTTTTCCACAGGTTGTGGTTGTCGGTTCCGTGGACGGTGTCCAGTTCATGATGTACGACAGTGATCGGAAGTTGGTTCCCCAGGACCAGTGgatgggggggagtgagggggccGAGTGGTGGATGAGGAAGCTGGAACTTCTCGGGTTCCGTGAGATGCCCATGAAAGAATTTATGTCGTTCGTAATGTCTCAGACCAACCAGTCGAGCG GAATCCACACCCTCCAGGGGATATTCGGCTGTGACCTGAGGGAAGATGGGACCACGAACGGCTTCGTCCAGTACGGCTGGGACGGAGAGGACCTGATCAACTTCAACAAGGGCCGCATGATGTGGGTGTCGTCAGTACCATGGGGAATGGGCATTCAACACCAATGCAATGTTAATGTGGGCCGCTTTCAGAAATGGAAGGACTTCCTGGAGAGGGATTGTGTCGAGTGGCTGAGGAGATTCGTGGAGTACGGAGAGAGGGAACTGCGagtgg TGCCCCCCCAGGTGACCTTcaccccttcggcccacaacccCCACCTCTCCTGCTTGGCCACCGGCTTCCACCCCCCGTCCATCGAGGTGACCCTGTGGAGGGACGGGACCATCCTCCATGAGGCCCACTCCAGCGGGCTCCTGCCCAATCACGACGGGACCCACCAGATCCGGAAGTGGGTGCAGGTCGATCCCGAGGACCCGGGACAGTTCTCCTGTCGAGTGGAGCACAGCGGACTAGAGGATCCCATCGTCCTGGTTTACG TGCGGGGGACTCACTCCCGGCTCCCACTCATCCTCGGGCTCCTGGTCGCTCTCATCGCTCTCACCATCGCTGTCGGCGCCGTCTACAGGTGGCGAG CGGGAGTGAAGAGGAACTACAATCCCACACCGA CTTCAGACGGTGCAGGATCCTCGGCCGGTTCCACCGCCAGCGAGTGA